The Temnothorax longispinosus isolate EJ_2023e chromosome 4, Tlon_JGU_v1, whole genome shotgun sequence genome has a window encoding:
- the Cka gene encoding striatin-3 isoform X2: MKVPSQFCGATMEDSCSPASQNHNGQLAGGANVSLANNKHQGGSDNGSNGDAKDQRPQYSMPGILHFIQHEWARFELERSQWELDRAEFQARIAFLQGERKGQENLKNDLVRRIKMLEYALKQERARYHKLKYGTDLVMQGDVKPPLYEEGTTCNISESGSGGGGGGGGGDGEASFTSISNVSWRQGRQLLRQYLQEIGYTDTIIDVRSNRVRSLLGLNNNTDTEEMNTPALNGNEGIAQDKQEYNESLVRRGKQQHPPKKQPSSMAEAMILDTEAAVIANFEFLRHTDMDMEEEEGDVEDEIYDANTDTKPNKASIPLLAEDVDTDAEAEEVLNELNLLTEIEESPPGSIHLEMNSSEWNAALHRGLQPDPRRPNKEGDSTLELGELEQLCVNNDAEISYDMVSTTKETFRKTWNAKYTLRSHFDAVRALVFHPTDPVLITASDDHTLKLWNLHKTVPAKKSASLDVEPLYTFRSHTGPVLCLAMCSMGNRCYSGGLDGNIHCWTLPSANIDPYDSYEPSVLSHTLTGHTNAVWGLSMYLRTMLSFSADGTVKLWAPQAPQPLLNTYVSEQDGIPTSVDFIRDEPHKLVVAYEGACVVFDTETGAIVARLEANETKGVNRVVAHPTLPLVVAAHEDRHIRFYDHRSATLAHAMVAHLDAVTSLAVDPHGLYLLSGSHDCSIRLWNMDNKTCVQEITAHRKKFDESILDVAFHPSRPFIASAGADALAKVFV; encoded by the exons ATGAAGGTGCCCAGCCAGTTTTGTGGTGCCACAATGGAGGATAGCTGCAGCCCCGCGTCCCAGAATCACAACGGCCAGCTGGCCGGCGGCGCGAACGTCTCCCTCGCCAACAACAAGCACCAGGGCGGCAGCGACAATGGCAGCAACGGCGACGCCAAGGACCAGCGGCCGCAGTACTCGATGCCTGGCATCCTGCACTTCATCCAGCACGAGTGGGCCCGCTTCGAGCTCGAGAGGTCCCAGTGGGAGCTGGACAGGGCGGAATTTCAG GCTAGGATAGCTTTTCTTCAAGGTGAAAGAAAGGGACAGGAAAATTTGAAGAACGACCTTGTGAggagaataaaaatgttagaGTACGCACTTAAACAAGAAag AGCAAGGTATCATAAGCTAAAATATGGTACTGACTTAGTAATGCAAGGGGATGTCAAACCACCTCTTTATGAAGAAGGTACCACGTGCAATATCTCTGAAAGTGGTAGTGGTGGTGgcggtggaggaggaggaggagatggAGAAGCTTCATTTACATCCATCAGTAATGTTAGTTGGAGACAAGGTCGTCAACTTCTGAGGCA gtaTTTGCAAGAGATTGGATATACTGATACGATAATAGATGTACGGTCAAACAGAGTACGATCTCTGCTTGGCTTGAACAATAATACAGATACAGAAGAGATGAATACTCCAGCGTTAAATGGAAATGAAGGAATAGCACAGGATAAGCAAGAATATAACGAGAGTCTCGTACGCCGAGGAAAGCAGCAGCATCCCCCAAAAAag CAACCATCTTCTATGGCAGAGGCAATGATATTAGACACGGAAGCGGCTGTTATAgcaaatttcgaatttttgcGTCACACGGATATGGACAtggaagaggaggaaggagACGTAGAAGACGAAATTTACGATGCAAATACAGATACCAAACCAAATAAg GCATCTATTCCTCTTCTAGCGGAGGATGTTGATACAGATGCGGAAGCAGAAGAAGTGTTAAACGAATTAAATCTTCTCACAGAAATCGAAGAATCACCACCTGGTTCTATTCATCTGGAAATGAATTCTTCAGAATGGA ATGCAGCATTACATAGAGGATTGCAACCAGACCCAAGACGCCCAAATAAGGAAGGTGATTCTACACTGGAATTAGGCGAATTAGAACAATTATGTGTTAACAATGATGCAGAAATATCGTATGAT ATGGTTTCTACCACAAAAGAGACCTTCAGGAAAACATGGAACGCGAAATATACGTTACGATCGCATTTTGACGCTGTTAGGGCACTTGTCTTCCATCCCACAGATCCAGTTCTCATCACCGCGAGCGATGATCATACGCTGAAATTGTGGAATCTTCATAAGACTGTACCAGCGAAAAA GTCAGCCTCGTTAGATGTAGAACCACTTTACACATTCAGATCACATACTGGACCTGTTTTGTGTCTGGCCATGTGCAGTATGGGCAACCGATGTTATAGCGGCGGTTTGGACGGCAATATCCATTGCTGGACGCTTCCATCGGCTAACATCGATCCGTACGACTCGTATGAACCAAGTGTCCTTAGTCATACGTTAACAGGACACACAAACGCTGTTTGGGGTTTGAGCATGTACTTACGTACTATGCTGTCGTTCAGTGCAGATGGAACTGTAAAATTATGGGCGCCACAGGCCCCACAACCTCTTCTCAATACGTATGTTTCGGAACAAG aCGGTATACCGACTTCGGTTGACTTTATCAGGGACGAACCACACAAGCTGGTCGTGGCTTATGAAGGAGCTTGCGTGGTATTTGACACTGAAACCGGCGCGATCGTGGCGCGACTCGAGGCGAACGAGACGAAAGGCGTGAATCGCGTAGTAGCACATCCGACGTTACCGCTCGTTGTGGCCGCACACGAGGATCGGCATATTCGGTTTTACGATCACCGGTCGGCTACTCTTGCTCACGCAATGGTAGCGCATTTGGACGCAGTCACTAGTCTCGCTGTAGATCCTCATGGTTTATATTTACTTTCAGGAA GTCACGATTGCAGTATAAGATTGTGGAACATGGACAACAAGACTTGTGTTCAGGAGATAACAGCGCATCGGAAGAAATTCGACGAAAGTATCCTCGACGTAGCGTTCCACCCGTCACGACCGTTTATAGCGAGCGCCGGCGCCGACGCTCTCGCCAAAGTGTTTGTGTGA
- the Red gene encoding lysM and putative peptidoglycan-binding domain-containing protein 2 isoform X2, which translates to MERNGAREMEERRCIRDTGRALKKYGSTAKHVTRTESLVKHTVCPTDTLQGIALKYGVTTEQIRRINRLWASDSLFLREHLLIPVSIDSPTSVCNDELVASEEHDVPPNISSPSSISSSIGDESSVNDFLAKMDTSIANAKKEVKRTQGNNSALMAMTFTYNDDVGRLNCETHFLPHRIPTRRPPLTQSGLCPLVICITFQLLWL; encoded by the exons ATGGAGCGGAACGGTGCCAGGGAGATGGAGGAGCGCCGGTGCATTCGGGACACCGGCAGGGCCCTGAAGAAGTACGGCAGCACAGCCAAGCACGTGACGCGGACCGAGAGCTTGGTGAAGCACACGGTGTGCCCTACGGACACCCTCCAGGGAATAGCGCTTAAATACGGAGTTACG ACGGAACAAATAAGAAGGATCAATAGATTGTGGGCGTCGgatagtttatttttacgGGAACATTTGCTTATTCCCGTCAGCATCGACAGCCCTACCTCTGTATGTAATGACGAATTGGTAGCTTCTGAGGAGCATGATGTCCCTCCAAAT ATTTCTAGTCCTTCTTCGATATCGTCCTCTATTGGTGATGAAAGTTCAGTTAATGATTTCTTAGCTAAGATGGATACTTCGATAGCCAATGCCAAGAAAGAAGTCAAACGCACTCAAGGGAACA ATTCTGCACTGATGGCAATGACGTTTACGTACAACGACGACGTGGGTCGGCTAAATTGCGAAACTCATTTCCTACCACATCGAATACCTACTCGACGTCCTCCTCTGACACAGTCAGGCCTGTGTCCTCTAGTGATATGCATAACTTTCCAACTGCTGTGGTTATGA
- the Cka gene encoding striatin-3 isoform X1 encodes MKVPSQFCGATMEDSCSPASQNHNGQLAGGANVSLANNKHQGGSDNGSNGDAKDQRPQYSMPGILHFIQHEWARFELERSQWELDRAEFQARIAFLQGERKGQENLKNDLVRRIKMLEYALKQERARYHKLKYGTDLVMQGDVKPPLYEEGTTCNISESGSGGGGGGGGGDGEASFTSISNVSWRQGRQLLRQYLQEIGYTDTIIDVRSNRVRSLLGLNNNTDTEEMNTPALNGNEGIAQDKQEYNESLVRRGKQQHPPKKQQPSSMAEAMILDTEAAVIANFEFLRHTDMDMEEEEGDVEDEIYDANTDTKPNKASIPLLAEDVDTDAEAEEVLNELNLLTEIEESPPGSIHLEMNSSEWNAALHRGLQPDPRRPNKEGDSTLELGELEQLCVNNDAEISYDMVSTTKETFRKTWNAKYTLRSHFDAVRALVFHPTDPVLITASDDHTLKLWNLHKTVPAKKSASLDVEPLYTFRSHTGPVLCLAMCSMGNRCYSGGLDGNIHCWTLPSANIDPYDSYEPSVLSHTLTGHTNAVWGLSMYLRTMLSFSADGTVKLWAPQAPQPLLNTYVSEQDGIPTSVDFIRDEPHKLVVAYEGACVVFDTETGAIVARLEANETKGVNRVVAHPTLPLVVAAHEDRHIRFYDHRSATLAHAMVAHLDAVTSLAVDPHGLYLLSGSHDCSIRLWNMDNKTCVQEITAHRKKFDESILDVAFHPSRPFIASAGADALAKVFV; translated from the exons ATGAAGGTGCCCAGCCAGTTTTGTGGTGCCACAATGGAGGATAGCTGCAGCCCCGCGTCCCAGAATCACAACGGCCAGCTGGCCGGCGGCGCGAACGTCTCCCTCGCCAACAACAAGCACCAGGGCGGCAGCGACAATGGCAGCAACGGCGACGCCAAGGACCAGCGGCCGCAGTACTCGATGCCTGGCATCCTGCACTTCATCCAGCACGAGTGGGCCCGCTTCGAGCTCGAGAGGTCCCAGTGGGAGCTGGACAGGGCGGAATTTCAG GCTAGGATAGCTTTTCTTCAAGGTGAAAGAAAGGGACAGGAAAATTTGAAGAACGACCTTGTGAggagaataaaaatgttagaGTACGCACTTAAACAAGAAag AGCAAGGTATCATAAGCTAAAATATGGTACTGACTTAGTAATGCAAGGGGATGTCAAACCACCTCTTTATGAAGAAGGTACCACGTGCAATATCTCTGAAAGTGGTAGTGGTGGTGgcggtggaggaggaggaggagatggAGAAGCTTCATTTACATCCATCAGTAATGTTAGTTGGAGACAAGGTCGTCAACTTCTGAGGCA gtaTTTGCAAGAGATTGGATATACTGATACGATAATAGATGTACGGTCAAACAGAGTACGATCTCTGCTTGGCTTGAACAATAATACAGATACAGAAGAGATGAATACTCCAGCGTTAAATGGAAATGAAGGAATAGCACAGGATAAGCAAGAATATAACGAGAGTCTCGTACGCCGAGGAAAGCAGCAGCATCCCCCAAAAAag caGCAACCATCTTCTATGGCAGAGGCAATGATATTAGACACGGAAGCGGCTGTTATAgcaaatttcgaatttttgcGTCACACGGATATGGACAtggaagaggaggaaggagACGTAGAAGACGAAATTTACGATGCAAATACAGATACCAAACCAAATAAg GCATCTATTCCTCTTCTAGCGGAGGATGTTGATACAGATGCGGAAGCAGAAGAAGTGTTAAACGAATTAAATCTTCTCACAGAAATCGAAGAATCACCACCTGGTTCTATTCATCTGGAAATGAATTCTTCAGAATGGA ATGCAGCATTACATAGAGGATTGCAACCAGACCCAAGACGCCCAAATAAGGAAGGTGATTCTACACTGGAATTAGGCGAATTAGAACAATTATGTGTTAACAATGATGCAGAAATATCGTATGAT ATGGTTTCTACCACAAAAGAGACCTTCAGGAAAACATGGAACGCGAAATATACGTTACGATCGCATTTTGACGCTGTTAGGGCACTTGTCTTCCATCCCACAGATCCAGTTCTCATCACCGCGAGCGATGATCATACGCTGAAATTGTGGAATCTTCATAAGACTGTACCAGCGAAAAA GTCAGCCTCGTTAGATGTAGAACCACTTTACACATTCAGATCACATACTGGACCTGTTTTGTGTCTGGCCATGTGCAGTATGGGCAACCGATGTTATAGCGGCGGTTTGGACGGCAATATCCATTGCTGGACGCTTCCATCGGCTAACATCGATCCGTACGACTCGTATGAACCAAGTGTCCTTAGTCATACGTTAACAGGACACACAAACGCTGTTTGGGGTTTGAGCATGTACTTACGTACTATGCTGTCGTTCAGTGCAGATGGAACTGTAAAATTATGGGCGCCACAGGCCCCACAACCTCTTCTCAATACGTATGTTTCGGAACAAG aCGGTATACCGACTTCGGTTGACTTTATCAGGGACGAACCACACAAGCTGGTCGTGGCTTATGAAGGAGCTTGCGTGGTATTTGACACTGAAACCGGCGCGATCGTGGCGCGACTCGAGGCGAACGAGACGAAAGGCGTGAATCGCGTAGTAGCACATCCGACGTTACCGCTCGTTGTGGCCGCACACGAGGATCGGCATATTCGGTTTTACGATCACCGGTCGGCTACTCTTGCTCACGCAATGGTAGCGCATTTGGACGCAGTCACTAGTCTCGCTGTAGATCCTCATGGTTTATATTTACTTTCAGGAA GTCACGATTGCAGTATAAGATTGTGGAACATGGACAACAAGACTTGTGTTCAGGAGATAACAGCGCATCGGAAGAAATTCGACGAAAGTATCCTCGACGTAGCGTTCCACCCGTCACGACCGTTTATAGCGAGCGCCGGCGCCGACGCTCTCGCCAAAGTGTTTGTGTGA
- the Red gene encoding lysM and putative peptidoglycan-binding domain-containing protein 2 isoform X1 produces MERNGAREMEERRCIRDTGRALKKYGSTAKHVTRTESLVKHTVCPTDTLQGIALKYGVTTEQIRRINRLWASDSLFLREHLLIPVSIDSPTSVCNDELVASEEHDVPPNISSPSSISSSIGDESSVNDFLAKMDTSIANAKKEVKRTQGNSEFCTDGNDVYVQRRRGSAKLRNSFPTTSNTYSTSSSDTVRPVSSSDMHNFPTAVVMTQGRRVKTSLQRLEQQQDEIFQL; encoded by the exons ATGGAGCGGAACGGTGCCAGGGAGATGGAGGAGCGCCGGTGCATTCGGGACACCGGCAGGGCCCTGAAGAAGTACGGCAGCACAGCCAAGCACGTGACGCGGACCGAGAGCTTGGTGAAGCACACGGTGTGCCCTACGGACACCCTCCAGGGAATAGCGCTTAAATACGGAGTTACG ACGGAACAAATAAGAAGGATCAATAGATTGTGGGCGTCGgatagtttatttttacgGGAACATTTGCTTATTCCCGTCAGCATCGACAGCCCTACCTCTGTATGTAATGACGAATTGGTAGCTTCTGAGGAGCATGATGTCCCTCCAAAT ATTTCTAGTCCTTCTTCGATATCGTCCTCTATTGGTGATGAAAGTTCAGTTAATGATTTCTTAGCTAAGATGGATACTTCGATAGCCAATGCCAAGAAAGAAGTCAAACGCACTCAAGGGAACAGTGA ATTCTGCACTGATGGCAATGACGTTTACGTACAACGACGACGTGGGTCGGCTAAATTGCGAAACTCATTTCCTACCACATCGAATACCTACTCGACGTCCTCCTCTGACACAGTCAGGCCTGTGTCCTCTAGTGATATGCATAACTTTCCAACTGCTGTGGTTATGACGCAAGGAAGAAGAGTAAAAACTTCCTTGCAAAGACTCGAGCAGCAGCAAGACGAGATATTCCAGTTGTAG
- the Bet3 gene encoding trafficking protein particle complex subunit 3, protein MSRTGTKLDAKKVNSELFTLTYGSLVAQLLQDYENVEDVNKQLERMGYNIGIRLIEDFLARTGSGRCYDFRDTAEKIQSGFKIFLGITPSITNWSPGGDEFSLCFETNPLTEFVELPDNYSNLKYCNILPGVLRGACEMVQMEIACWFVQDQLKNDNVTELRVKFVKRLEDAIPAGED, encoded by the exons atgtcacgaACGGGAACGAAACTCGATGCAAAGAAAGTG AACTCTGAACTGTTCACCCTGACTTACGGCTCACTCGTGGCCCAGTTGCTCCAGGACTATGAAAACGTGGAGGACGTTAACAAGCAGCTGGAGAGAATGGGATACAACATTGGGATACGTTTGATAGAGGATTTTCTGGCGCGCACCGGCTCCGGTCGATGCTACGACTTCAGAGACACGGCGGAGAAGATTCAGAGCGGCTTCAAGATATTCCTCGGCATAACGCCGTCGATCACGAATTGGAGCCCGGGCGGCGACGAGTTCTCCCTGTGCTTCGAGACGAATCCGCTAACGGAATTCGTCGAATTGCCGGATAATTATTCGAACCTGAAGTATTGTAACATACTGCCCGGCGTGCTCAGAGGAGCCTGCGAAATGGTGCAGATGGAGATTGCCTGCTGGTTCGTGCAGGATCAACTTAAGAATGACAATGTGACCGAACTGCGTGTGAAGTTTGTCAAGAGGCTAGAGGACGCGATACCAGCGGGCGAGGATTGA
- the LOC139811857 gene encoding uncharacterized protein: MQTEASILPVVQLNVHRTITRKTKPCSKDSALESKKLSPCRNTLLLSSKKCLNPLPGAPYRNSMKQQSLSDEPKSSNKSTLGQRVMSAKMLRFKQLQNQLADAHYHLNELANENRLLKALQKRQDSALRRYEGANAELPRLINSHHEELRVLQTKYKKLKELHKDTCNLLKEKENELYSANSQNKHLLQLSKDRNLEEREKLQLQLSDMNYKMQQQQETIQLLHRKLALETKSLKHQLHVEISKHKETQKNLQETIEKLKSLECLLDNREKRLYYNGQLPISSKEKNLGSHSLTNLRDVSISNPIKVSSRGKRSENNMPKDNLPSLDIVEFNDDEKITRPTNNVNHDRSIDQLKSETMASLQQIRKFRLQRSPHMRKSAHSMDDLRFRPKDLEARARDDDKVTSIDYKTILERDELNNEPSESGKLRKFFSRIKNQNSQKLQKELRSEFDYSSDDGESENEYYIQSYGTPKKSRELFARLINSTDDTSDTLDDVMKKAEYSDEEEELTTHLARGLTFQKHKYKSKSKVLHRRNNDLYDSGSDVDPEGAINTNGDSSIEYKSNGFQTSLSKYAKEQFSEKTFNGVTHSEYNTLDIAEQSVERLKDAQLQKISNNTLDDVNIESTEVPQQSSNSNKMWLEKRQLLESNGIDDSSTDIKKEDCTKEEETKYLEEPVYVDMSCGKVYHDTDNAYEEMKDLPSSEEKEVEKGSQQPYEEESTINRSDGRNQPVYNLEKEYLGSKADETPSVICHSDEETSNKNDINIETQNKLNASDVNALPNNVPESQAERGNGAKREMTEIKQASDKKKINNFNKEKLLATMKAIDDNENIEFLSQGFKNHNTSRMQIMENLHRGLPAHSKPKRDIIRDIFEDNHIESKARGTCSKSH, from the exons atgcaaactGAAGCTTCTATCTTACCAGTAGTACAACTTAATGTGCATAGAACAATCACTAG aaaaacaaAGCCTTGTTCAAAAGACTCGGCGCTGGAATCCAAAAAGCTATCTCCTTGCAGAAATACACTACTTCTATCgagcaaaaaatgtttaaatccCTTGCCTG gTGCGCCATATAGAAACAGCATGAAACAGCAATCGTTATCGGATGAACCAAAATCTAGTAATAAAAGTACTCTCGGACAAAGGGTAATGTCAGCCAAAATGCTTCGTTTTAAACAGTTACAAAATCAATTAGCCGACGCACACTATCATCTCAAT GAACTAGCAAATGAAAACAGATTATTGAAGGCATTGCAGAAAAGACAAGATTCTGCATTGAGGCGTTATGAAGGCGCAAATGCCGAACTACCGAGGCTTATAAATTCACATCACGAAGAATTGAGAGTACTTCAAacgaaatataagaaattgaaGGAATTGCACAAGGATACGTGCAACCtgctaaaagaaaaagaaaatgaactTTATTCAGCGAAT tcACAAAATAAGCATCTACTACAACTCAGTAAAGATCGAAATctcgaagagagagagaaattgcaGTTACAATTATCCGATATGAATTATAAGATGCAACAGCAACAAGAAACTATACAG CTATTACACAGAAAACTTGCCCTCGAAACTAAGAGCTTGAAGCATCAATTACATGTCGAGATTTCTAAACACAAGGAGACACAAAAGAATTTACAAGAGACGATAGAGAAATTGAAAAGCTTAGAATGTTTATTAGACAATAGAGAAAagagattatattataatggtCAATTGCCAATTTCTAGCAAAGAGAAAAATCTAGGTAGCCATTCTCTTACAAATCTCAGAGATGTCAG CATCTCTAATCCAATTAAAGTATCTAGCAGAGGTAAAAGGAGTGAAAATAATATGCCAAAGGATAATTTG CCGTCACTTGACATAGTGGAATTCAATGACGATGAAAAAATAACTCGGCCAACGAATAATGTTAATCACGATCGTTCAATAGATCAGTTAAAGTCAGAAACAATGGCAAGCTTGCAACAGATACGAAAGTTTCGTTTACAAAGATCACCGCACATGCGTAAAAGTGCTCATTCTATGGATGATTTAAGATTTAGGCCAAAAGATCTGGAAGCGAGAGCGCGTGATGATGATAAAGTCACATCGatagattataaaacaatattggAGAGAGACGAGTTAAATAACGAGCCAAGTGAAAGTGGCAAATTAAGGAAATTCTTtagtagaataaaaaatcagaattcacaaaaattgcaaaaagaacTGAGGTCTGAATTCGATTATTCATCCGACGATGGAGAGAGTGAGAATGAATATTACATTCAGTCTTACGGTACCCCGAAAAAATCTAGAGAATTGTTCGCAag ATTGATTAACAGCACAGATGATACCTCTGATACTTTGGACGATGTGATGAAAAAGGCAGAGTACAGCGACGAGGAAGAAGAATTAACCACACATCTAGCAAGAGGCTTAACGTTTCAAAAGCACAAGTACAAGAGTAAATCGAAAGTATTGCATCGTAGGAACAACGATCTTTATGACAGCGGTTCTGACGTTGATCCCGAAGGAGCGATAAATACAAATGGAGATTCTTCCATTGAATATAAAAGCAATGGCTTTCAAACCAGCTTATCTAAGTACGCCAAAGAGCAATTTAgtgaaaaaacttttaatggTGTCACTCATTCGGAATACAACACTTTGGACATCGCAGAACAGTCTGTTGAGAGATTGAAGGATGCACAGCTACagaaaatatctaataatactCTGGATGATGTTAACATCGAAAGTACAGAAGTTCCTCAACAATCTTCAAACTCAAACAAGATGTGGCTGGAGAAGCGACAACTTTTGGAAAGTAACGGAATAGACGATTCCTCTACAGACATCAAAAAGGAAGATTGCACaaaagaggaagaaacaaaatatctaGAAGAACCAGTGTATGTTGACATGTCATGTGGCAAGGTTTATCATGATACGGACAATGCATATGAAGAAATGAAAGATTTGCCCAGTTCGGAAGAGAAAGAAGTCGAGAAGGGCTCACAGCAACCTTATGAAGAGGAATCTACTATAAATCGTTCGGATGGCAGGAATCAACCAGTgtataatttggaaaaagaaTATCTTGGATCCAAGGCGGACGAGACGCCCAGCGTGATATGCCACAGTGATGAAGAAACGTCAAACAAAAATGACATCAATATAGAAACccagaataaattaaacgccTCAGATGTCAATGCACTGCCCAACAATGTTCCTGAATCTCAGGCTGAGCGGGGTAATGGCGCAAAACGCGAAATGACGGAGATAAAACAAGCAAGCGataagaagaagataaataatttcaacaaaGAAAAGCTATTGGCCACGATGAAAGCTATCGACGACAACGAGAATATCGAGTTCCTAAGCCAAGGATTCAAGAATCACAACACGAGCAGAATGCAGATAATGGAGAATCTACATCGCGGTTTGCCTGCACATTCAAAGCCGAAGCGCGATATTATTAGAGATATATTCGAGGACAATCACATAGAAAGTAAAGCTAGAGGCACTTGTAGTAAATCGCAttga